Part of the Halodesulfurarchaeum formicicum genome is shown below.
ATCCTGAAAATATTGTTTTTGCAACTAATCTGCTGTCGAACAATCCGTTTCACCGCCCGCTCAGTCGTCGGTAAACCCGATCGGTTTCGCTCCCGTTCTGATCCGGTGGACCGATACCTTTTTGTCCGTCCCAGATCCGTGATTTCATCTGCATCAACTGGACGGGGAGGTACCTGGTGTGGCCCCTCTAATTGCCCGGAGCGGGGCGCTGCAATGCGTTTCCACCCGGTATCCTCCGCTGTCCCACTCGAACCGGGGGACATGACACATGGAAGAGGAAGGCCACACATCGGAAACACACGGGGCGGAACGAGACTTCGAGGTGGATCTCGACGAGGTCCTCGAAGACGAGTCCGAGACCGATCAGGGACTCTTCGACGATCTCCTCTCGGGCAAACCCATCTTCGAGAACAAGGAGGTCCTCCGTCCCTCCTATACGCCACACGAACTGCCACATCGGACCGACCAGATCAACAAGATGGCGACGATCCTCGTCGCCGCGCTCCGCGGGGAGACGCCCTCGAACATCCTCATCTACGGGAAGACCGGGACCGGGAAGACCGCGAGCGCGAAGTTCGTCAGCCAGGAGCTCGAGGCGACCTCCGAGAAGTACGACGTCCCCTGTCGAGTCGAGTACATCAACTGTGAGGTGACCGACACCCAGTACCGAGTCCTGGCTCAGCTCGCGAACACGTTCATCGAACGCAACCAGGCCTACGTCGAGGACCGACTGACCGATCTCGAGGACCTCCACGAGCGTGCCCGCGTGGATTCTGCCATCCTGGCGGACTCGAACTACGATTCACTCGGGGATCTCCAGGCCGAGATCGACCGACTCGAAGCCGATCGGGCCGAGATGGAGCCGGTCCCGATGACCGGGTGGCCAACCGACCGGGTGTACTCGACGTTCTTCGAGGCCGTGGACTACGTCGAGCGGGTCGCGGTCATCATGCTCGACGAGATCGACAAACTCGTCGAGAAAAGCGGTGACGACGTCCTTTATAATCTCTCCCGGATGAACTCGGAACTGGAGAACTCACGGGTCTCGATCATCGGCATCTCGAACGATCTGAAGTTTACTGACTTCCTCGACCCGCGAGTCAAGTCCAGCCTGGGCGAGGAGGAGATCGTCTTCCCGCCCTACGACGCCAACCAACTCCGGGACATTTTGACCCACCGGGCGGACGTCTCCTTCAAGGACGATGCCCTCTCCGAGGATGTTATTCCCCTCTGTGCGGCGTTTGCCGCTCAGGAGCACGGTGACGCCCGACGTGCCCTCGATCTGCTCCGGACCGCGGGGGAACTCGCCGAACGCGAACAGGCCGAACAGGTCACCGAGGAACACGTTCGGAAGGCCCAGGACAAGATCGAACTCGATCGGGTCGTCGAGGTCGTCCGGACCCTCCCCACGCAGTCGAAACTCGTCCTCTATGCCATCGTCCTCCACGAGAAACACGGGGTGCGGAACATCAACACCGGCGAGGTCTACAACATCTACAAGCGACTTTGCACCGAAATCGACGCCGACGTGTTGACCCAGCGCCGGGTCACCGATCTCATCAGCGAACTCGACATGCTCGGGATCGTCAACGCGGTCGTGGTGAGCAAGGGTCGTTACGGCCGGACCAAGGAGATCAGCCTCTCGGTCCCGGTCGACGAGACCGAGACGGTCCTGCAGGCGGACTCACGCATCGGTGACGTGGGGGATGTGTCTCCGTTCCTCCAGGCGCGTTTCGATGGCGATCACAACTGACCGGCAGCCCCCATTTTCCGGGTCGAGAATTCCGCCAGCATCCGCAGTGAGCCGAATTGAGCGACCAGAATTGCTCCGTGAACCGGACAGCCGACGGAGTTATTAGGTTCACGGCACCACCCTTTTATTGATGGTAGCTGGTCCGCTGAGGGACGTCGACACGCCCGATACCCAGGCCGTGTTCGCCGCCCTCGAGGACAGCGATTGCCGCCGGATCATCGAGCATCTGGACGATCCGCGAACGGCAAAAGAACTCTCCGAGAACTGCGATCTGCCGCTCTCGACGACCTACCGGAAACTCGACATTCTCACCGAGGCCTCGTTGCTCTCCGAGCGGACCGTGATCCAGTCGGATGGACACCACACGACCCAGTACGAGGTCGCCTTCGAACGGGTTCAGATCGGCCTCGACGAGGACCACGACATCGAGGTCGCGATCCAGCGCCAGCCCGAGTCGACGGACGAACGGCTTGAAACCCTCTGGGCGGAGGTGCGACGCGAAACATGATCGACCCGATGGGATTTATCGTCCTCCTGAAAAGCGCCTCGCTGCTGCTGGGCGGGCTCATCACGTTCTACGCGTTCCGGGCCTACAACCGGACCCAGGCCCGCCCCCTCAAGCTCCTCTCGGTCGGGTTCGGCATCGTCACGCTCGGGGCCCTGCTGGGTGGGGTCGTCGACACGTTTCTCGTCATGACACGCGAGTGGGCGATCACGGTCGAGAGCGCCCTCGCCGTGATCGGCTTTGGCGTGATTCTCTACTCGCTTTACGCTAATTGAGAACCCGGGCCGATCCCGATTGTGCCGCCAGCGAAGAGGGTGGCCGAGAGCCCCGGTAACGTCAGGTCCGAGGCGACGAGTCGAATCCAGCCCACCCAGGGAATCCGGACGACGGCCCGTCCCTTGACCCACTCGGGCTCGACGACGGTACTGATGCCCCTGGTCTGATCGTAGTAGTCGTTGGTCACCCGGTTGTCCCCCTTCGTGATGAACCCGGCGTGGGGAGCCGGGCAGGCGGCCAGATCCGCACACGAACTGGCGTCGATTACGTCCGGGTCGGCCCGATCGTACCAGTTCTCGTCGGCTTCGACGTAGAGATGCGCACGATGGATGATCGGTGTCGCGGCGGCCGAACCGGAGGGGCGATAGACGATCACGTCACCAGGCCCACCGAACCGGTGGTAATCGTTTTCGGCCCCGGCCGCCGCCGTGACGACGCCCGTGTCTCCGACGGCGAATGCCGGCTCGAACCGGTTTTCGTCCATCACGAGCACGAGATCGCCCTTCTGGAGGTGTGGCTCCATGCTGTCGCTCTCGACGGCGACCAGCGGTGGCCACACGCCGCTGATCGCAAAGAGGACGAATCCGACCGCAACCACGATCAGCAAACTGACGACGATCTCTCGCAGGAACTGCACGGTGCTGTGATCTGTCGTCCCGAGCCAGGTAAGCGCCGCTCGGGGGCTGGAACGTGGATCTGGACGGGTGTCCTGGGACCGACGACGCGTGGGCCCGCGTGTGTGACGGGAATCGGAACGGCCCTCCTCTTCGGGCCGATCGCCCCACCTGGTCTCTTTTGTCCCCTCGTCACGACCCATGGCCCGATGTACAGTGGTTTGTGGTTTCAACCTTCCCATGCCCACGGCGAGGGCAGTCGCTATGCTTTTGGGGCAAGTCCCCTTCCTTTGCTGCGTGCCGCGTGCGTCGCCCGTCCGGATCGTGAAACAGCTCACCGCGGCCGGCTACAACGCCGATCGCGAAGCCGTCACGCTGTTAGCCGGCGCGCCGGACCCGGACCGAGCCGTCGAGGCCCTTCTCGACCAGATCGAGTCCGAGACGGTGACTATCACTGCCGGGGAGGTACGGGCGGTCCTGAACGGGGCCACCCACCGAACCGACGATACCACCGTTTCGGGTGGAGGGGAAACAAGCACAAATCGATCGAAAGCGGCCGCGTCCGCAGCTGAAGTAACGGGGGTCGAACAGGCCGATCAGGAAGCGTCAAATCGATCGCCCCGCGACCCGGCTGAACCCATCGTCCACGGGGACATGACCGGCGAGAGCACTGGAACCGGCGAGTACGAGGACTTCGTGTCCGTGTTTCGGGACCGCTACGAACGGCTTTCGGCCATGCTTCGCGGGCGGGTCAAACACCGCCCGACCGACGCGCTCGAATCGATGCCCGGGGGCGCTGAGGGCGCGCTCATCGGGCTGGTGACCGACATCCGTTCGACGCGAAACGGGCACTGGCTCGTCGAACTCGAGGACACGAACGGAACCTTCCCGGCGTTGGTGATGAAAGACCGGGAGTTCGCCTCGGCCGTCGAGGAACTCCTTCTCGACGAAGTCATCGCCGTCCAGGGAACGCTCTCCGACGATGGCGGGATTCTCTTCGTCGATGACCTCTTTTTCCCCGACGTTCCCCGGACGTTCGAACCCTCGACCGCCGACAGACACGTGCAGGCCGCCCTGGTGAGTGACCTCCACGTCGGGAGCCAGGAGTTCCTCGACGGGGCCTGGGCGGATTTCGCCGACTGGCTGCACTCACCCGCGGCCGACGCCGTCGAGTACCTGCTGATCGCCGGGGACATGGTCGAGGGCGTGGGGGTCTACCCCGACCAGGACGAGGAACTCGATATTATCGACATCTACGAGCAGTACGAGGCCTTCTCGGAGCGGCTCAAGGCCGTCCCCGGGGACATGGAGATCGTGATGGTCCCCGGCAACCACGACGCGGTGCGACTGGCCGAACCCCAGCCGGCTTTCGAGCCCGAACTGCGGAAGATCATGTCAGCTCACGACGCCCATATCTACAGCAATCCCTCGACAGTCACCCTGGAGGGAGTCTCGATCCTGCTCTATCACGGCGTCTCCCTGGACGAACTCGTCGCGGAGCTCCCCATGCCGGAGGTCAGTTACGACCAGCCGGATCAGGCCATGGCCCAGCTCCTGAAGAAACGCCACGTCGCCCCGAAGTACGGTGGGAAGAACCGGATCGCCCCGGAGAAACAGGACTATCTCGTCATCGAAGACATCCCGGACGTGGTACACTCGGGCCACGTTCACAAACTCGGTGTCGGAGCTTACAACGACGTCAGACTGGTGAACTCCGGCTGTTTCCAGGGCCAGACCGCTTTCCAGCGGAGCGTCAACATCTCCCCCGACGTGGGGACCGCGCCGATTCTGGATCTGGACACCCTTGAGGTAACCGTGCGGAAGTTCGCCTGAAGCCCGCGTTTTGTCCTGCGAACGGGGGCCAATCCGGCGGCACAGGAAGGACACAGTTATGATTACCCATCCGTTACCCCAGCCTATGCACCTCTCTACCACGGCACGGAGGCATCTGGTATGCGGGTAGTCACCAAGTTTGGCGGGACGAGTCTGGGCAGCGGCGAGCGTATCGACCGGGCCGCGGATTCTATTGCGGAGGTTGCCGAGGCGGGCCACGAGATCGCAGTCGTCGCGAGTGCGATGGGTGATACGACCGACGAACTCCTCGACGCGATCGAGTTCGAGGCGACTGACCGGGACGAAGCCGAAATCGTCTCGATGGGGGAACGAACCAGTGTTCGGCTCCTCAAGGCCGCGCTCACCGCCAGAGGGATCGACAGTGTCTTTGTCGAACCCGGCCACCCCGACTGGCCGGTCGTCACGAACGAACTGGGCGAGGTCCTCCCCGAGGAGACCCGCCGGCGAGCCCAGGCCCTCTCCAGGAAACTCGGGGACGTCGTCCCGATAATCACGGGATTCCTCGCGGAGGATCCCGAGGGCAACATGACCACGCTCGGCCGCGGTGGGAGCGACACGACGGCCATCATGCTCGGGCAGTACATGGACGCC
Proteins encoded:
- a CDS encoding Cdc6/Cdc18 family protein; this translates as MEEEGHTSETHGAERDFEVDLDEVLEDESETDQGLFDDLLSGKPIFENKEVLRPSYTPHELPHRTDQINKMATILVAALRGETPSNILIYGKTGTGKTASAKFVSQELEATSEKYDVPCRVEYINCEVTDTQYRVLAQLANTFIERNQAYVEDRLTDLEDLHERARVDSAILADSNYDSLGDLQAEIDRLEADRAEMEPVPMTGWPTDRVYSTFFEAVDYVERVAVIMLDEIDKLVEKSGDDVLYNLSRMNSELENSRVSIIGISNDLKFTDFLDPRVKSSLGEEEIVFPPYDANQLRDILTHRADVSFKDDALSEDVIPLCAAFAAQEHGDARRALDLLRTAGELAEREQAEQVTEEHVRKAQDKIELDRVVEVVRTLPTQSKLVLYAIVLHEKHGVRNINTGEVYNIYKRLCTEIDADVLTQRRVTDLISELDMLGIVNAVVVSKGRYGRTKEISLSVPVDETETVLQADSRIGDVGDVSPFLQARFDGDHN
- a CDS encoding winged helix-turn-helix domain-containing protein, which codes for MVAGPLRDVDTPDTQAVFAALEDSDCRRIIEHLDDPRTAKELSENCDLPLSTTYRKLDILTEASLLSERTVIQSDGHHTTQYEVAFERVQIGLDEDHDIEVAIQRQPESTDERLETLWAEVRRET
- a CDS encoding DUF7521 family protein — translated: MIDPMGFIVLLKSASLLLGGLITFYAFRAYNRTQARPLKLLSVGFGIVTLGALLGGVVDTFLVMTREWAITVESALAVIGFGVILYSLYAN
- a CDS encoding S26 family signal peptidase produces the protein MGRDEGTKETRWGDRPEEEGRSDSRHTRGPTRRRSQDTRPDPRSSPRAALTWLGTTDHSTVQFLREIVVSLLIVVAVGFVLFAISGVWPPLVAVESDSMEPHLQKGDLVLVMDENRFEPAFAVGDTGVVTAAAGAENDYHRFGGPGDVIVYRPSGSAAATPIIHRAHLYVEADENWYDRADPDVIDASSCADLAACPAPHAGFITKGDNRVTNDYYDQTRGISTVVEPEWVKGRAVVRIPWVGWIRLVASDLTLPGLSATLFAGGTIGIGPGSQLA
- a CDS encoding DNA-directed DNA polymerase II small subunit produces the protein MPRASPVRIVKQLTAAGYNADREAVTLLAGAPDPDRAVEALLDQIESETVTITAGEVRAVLNGATHRTDDTTVSGGGETSTNRSKAAASAAEVTGVEQADQEASNRSPRDPAEPIVHGDMTGESTGTGEYEDFVSVFRDRYERLSAMLRGRVKHRPTDALESMPGGAEGALIGLVTDIRSTRNGHWLVELEDTNGTFPALVMKDREFASAVEELLLDEVIAVQGTLSDDGGILFVDDLFFPDVPRTFEPSTADRHVQAALVSDLHVGSQEFLDGAWADFADWLHSPAADAVEYLLIAGDMVEGVGVYPDQDEELDIIDIYEQYEAFSERLKAVPGDMEIVMVPGNHDAVRLAEPQPAFEPELRKIMSAHDAHIYSNPSTVTLEGVSILLYHGVSLDELVAELPMPEVSYDQPDQAMAQLLKKRHVAPKYGGKNRIAPEKQDYLVIEDIPDVVHSGHVHKLGVGAYNDVRLVNSGCFQGQTAFQRSVNISPDVGTAPILDLDTLEVTVRKFA